GTCCACGGACTGGACGGGCTGTCCCGCCGCTGGGCAGAACACTCACACACGGTTCCGTCCGCGATCAAGAAGGATCCGTCCCCCCTGCGCCTCGGGGATGTCCCACGGCCCTGACCTGCGGTGTGGGATGACGGGGACGATGTCCCAACGCCCGTCCTGCCGCTCCGGGCCACCGACGTCGGCGGCCCGCCGTACGGCTATACGGCAGCCCCGGACCGGCCGTGGCCGCGCGCCACGTACAGAGGACTGGCGAAGACCACGTCACGCCCCTCGACGTCGAGCCGGAACGACACTCTCGCGAGACCGCTCATCCTGCCCGCCAGTCCGGATGGCAGATCAGCCCCGAGCTGGCGGATCAACCTGACGGCACCTTCGGTGGCCTGCCCGCCGGGCTCCGGACGTTGTCGCCCTTCGTGCTGCAGGAGGCGCCAAAGGGGAACCGAGAACAACGGCGAGATCCGAAAGTGGCGGGCAGGGACTGCCGCGTCCGCTTGGTGGGCACCGAGCAGATGCTTCGGGGAGCCGTGCAGCACCATGCCGGACTGGGCCGCCCCCACGAGGGCCTCCGGCTGCCAGAAGAAGAGCACCGGGCCGTTGGCCCCGCTCCAGTTCGGTTCGATCGTGGTGCAGTTCAGGCGCGCGTCGAAGCGCACCCACTCGCCTGCCTCGACCGCTGCGGCGTCGTACGAGGCCAGTGGCAGTTTCATTCGATCGAAGTAGCGAATGACCCTCGCCAGATCCCCGCGCGGCTGCGCCGGAGCGGACGGGTCGGCCGTCCTGACCTGGAACTCGCCGATGCCCACGGGGCCCTTCGCGTTCACCTTACTGATGCGTGGTCCCCGCCACCCCTTGCCCCGCTCGTCAACTTGACCCGGCATGAAGGACCGGGCTTGTGGGTAGGGCGCGACTGGCTGTCGCGTGGCCTCCCACGTCTGAGAGCTGCCGTCAGGCTGGCTCTGGGACGCGTGACTCACGCCCCGCAGTCCACACGTTCGCGCCCTTTCGGGCGATGTTGTGGGACGCGTTGTCGTCCGCGTGCATGATCACGCCGCAGGCGCGGCACGCGAACGTTGCTTGATCGACGCGGTTGCCGCGCTCGATGTGGTGGCACTGGGAGCACTGCTGGCTGGTGTACGCCGGATCGACGTACACCAGCGGCACTCCGGCCCGCTTGGCCTTGTACTCCACGAAGGAGGCGAGCTGGTGGAAGCTCCACGAGTGCAGTTTGGTCCGCTGGTCCTTGCGGTGCCGTACCCGGTTGCGGATGCCCGTGAGGTCTTCCAGGGCGATACCGGAGCCGGTGCGTTCAGCGGTGGTGACGATGGTCTTGGAGATGACGTGGTTGGTGTTGGCGGCGTGCCGCTGTTCCTTGCGAGAGCGCTTCTTGAGGAGACGCTTCGCGGACTTGGTGCCCTTGGCCTGCAACTTCATCCGCAGGTCACGTTGTCGCTCGCGGTGCCGGTTCAGGCCGCGCCCGGCGGCGCGGTAGCCGGAGGACGCGGTAGCGATGTTGGCGATGCCGAGGTCAACGCCGACGAACCCGGCAGGGTCCTCATTGAGCGGCGTCTCGGGCACGTCGCAGACGGCGATCAGGTAGAACACGCCTCACGTTCGATCAGGTCGGACTCGCCCTTGCGGTGCTCACGCAGCATCGTGAGGGCATCGGGCGAGCACACGAAGCGCACGCCCTTCAGACGCCCAGCGGTCGTCCAGATCGACACGGTCCACTGGTCGTACTGCCAGCTCAAACACCGGTCATCGTATGGCTGCGCGGCCTCGGGCCGGAACGCAATCGGCTTCGACTCCGCCTTGATGCGGCGCTTGGCCCCCGCCTTGCCCAGGTTCCCGGCGCGGATGTTCGCCTGCAACGTGGTGTAGGCGTCACGGGTCTTCTTGATCACGTGCTGCGCGGCCTGCGCCCCGAGCCCACGCGCCCTCAGCTCGGCGTAGGTGAGCTTGCGCAGCTCGAACTCACGCGGCACGCCACGCTCGAACGCCACCCCGGACACCCAGCAAGCCGCCTCGTTGACCGTGCGCAGGGTGGAGCGCAGCACGGCGGCCTGGTCGGCCTCCGGCATCAGCTTCACCTGCCTAACGATCTTCACGGGCATGACAATACATTGATCCATGTCACCACGATGGGAACCAAACCCCAGCATTCGCAGGGGCCGTACGGTTGTCCACACCCTCCATGCACACTTGGTCTTCACGCCCAAGTACCGGCGCGGACCGTTCACCGACGAGATCCTGCGACGCTGCGAAGCGACCATGCGTGCCGTCCGCGCCGACTTCGAAACCGAGCTGGTCGAGTTCAATCGCGAACGCGACCACGTCCACCTACTGGTGCGCTACCCGCCCAAGGTCGCCCTCTCACGCCTGGTGGGCTCACTCAAGGGCGTCTCGGCCCACAGGCTCCGCCAGGAGTTCCCCGCCCACATCCGTAAGTACCTGTGGGGCGAACACTTCTGGTCACCCAGCTACTTCGCCCGCATCATGCGGCGGCGCACCACTATCGATCATCAAGGAATACATCGAGAACCAGAACCGCCCACAGTGAAACGGCGGCGCTCCGCACCGCCGTGGCTCAGGAAGCGATTCCTCCCGGCCGTGAACGGCCGGGGTTCCTCGCTAGATCATGCTGAAACTGGGCGAGCTTCGCCTCTGAGAGGTAGATCAGTTCATCCATCCGACGCATGCACACAGGGTGGCGCTTGAGGTCACGTCCGCTGGCGTGGTGTATCGACGGCCAGTCGGTGATCTCTTTGCAGATTAGGCGGTAAGGGCGGTCGGGTTGGTGTCGTCGGTGGGTTCTCCCTCGATCGGGTGGAGGCGGCAGCGGCCGAGGATCTCGGACCCGATGTAGCGCCGTTGCTCGGCCCATTCGTCGCTCTGCTCGGCCAGGACAGCGCCGACCAGCCTGATGACGGAGGCTCGGTCGGGGAAGATCCCGACGACGTCGGTGCGGCGGCGGATCTCCTTGTTCAGCCGTTCCTGCGGGTTGTTGCTCCAGATGCTCTTCCAGACCGTGCGTGGGAAGGCGGCGAACGCCAGCAGGTCCTCGCGGGCGTTCTCCAGGTGCTCGGCCGCGGCGGGGAACTTCTCGTGCAGCGAGCCGATCACCTGACCCATCTGCTGATGGACCGCGTCGGCGTCGGGCTGCTCGAACACGGTCCGCAGCAGTGTGGCGACCCACGGCTGGGCCGATTTGGGGACCTTAGTCAGGAGGTTGCGGGCGTAGTGGGTGCGGCAGCGCTGCCAGCTCGCGCCGGGCAGGACCCCGGCGACGGCGTCGACCAGGCCTGTGTGGGCGTCGGAGACAACCAGCTTCACCCCGGCCAGGCCGCGGGCGACCAGGGACCGCAGGAATGCGGTCCAGCCGGCTCCGTCCTCGACGGTGGCGACGTCCAGGCCCAGGACTTCGCGCTGGCCCTCGTTGTTGACGCCGACGGCGACCAGGCATGCGATGTTGACCACGCGGCCGCCCTCGCGGACCTTCTGGGTCAGCGCGTCGAGCCAGACGAAGGTGTAGGGCCCCTGGTCCAGGGGGCGGTTGCGGAACTCCGCGACCCGGGCGTCCAGGTGCTTGGCCATCTCGCTGACCTGGGACTTCGACAGCTGGGTGACGCCCAGGGTCTCGGCGAGCTTCTCGACACGGCGGGTGGAGACGCCGAGGAGGTAGGCGGTGGCGACGACCGAGATCAGGGCCTGCTCGGCCCGGCGTCGGCGTTCCAGCAGCCAGGTGGGGAAGTAGGAGCCCGACCGCAGTTTGGGGATGGCCAGCTCGACGGTGCCGGCGCGGGTGTCCCACTCGCGCGGGCGGTAGCCGTTGCGTGGTTGACGCGTTCGTCGCTGACCTGCCCGTATTCGGCGTTGCAGAGAGCGTCGGCCTCCGCGGACATGAGCGCGTCGGCGAACGTCTTGACCATCGCGCGCAGCAGATCGGGACTCGCCGAGGCCAAGTTCGCCTCAATCGTGGCGTGCAGGGGCAGACTGTCAGGTGCGGTCATCGTGCTGGTCTCCTTCGGGCTTAGACACCTCGAAGATCAGCCGATGGCCGTTCAACTATGCGGGCACCCAACCGATTCAGGAGCAAACCCCCGGATCAGGTGGAAACCCGTACACCACTTCCCAGGACGCAACCGGCGCTTGAACCGGCTTGGTAACAACCTTCCCAGTTCTGACCGTTGAACCCAGCTCGACTGAGCCGCACAACGGACCACGGGCAGATGGCGACGCCTCGGAGGAGATCTTCGCGCTGCTCGGCGAGCTGAACGGCGAGACGGGCATGCGGCTGAACCCGGGCCGGATCGCCGCGAAGGTGGAGGAGGCCGGTGGGTACAAGGTCCAGCACTACCACGAGGGCACGCCGCTCGAGGAGACCATGCACGGGGCCCGCACCCGGGCCCTGGCAATGAGGTCCACGGGCTGACGTCCCGGGCTTCCGCATACGTGCGAATCTGCGTGTTTTCCCCCATGCGCACGGCGCGACCGTGCGGAAGGATCTCCGCAGCACCCGCTCGCCGCCCGGTCGGCGCACGAACGGGCCGCGGAGCAGCGAAAACAGCGCGAGGGGGACGGGCGGGATGACACAGCCGCGGGACGACGCCGGGTTGGCGCAGGGCGGGGAGGCGGAGGGCCCGGAGTGGGACGCGGAGGACGACGACGTTGCCGACTGGATGCTGGTGCGCCCGGACGGCCGGGCGCTGGTGGCCCCGCTGGTCCGGAGCGCTCCGCTGATCGCCCTGGCCGCGCTGCGCGTCGGGCTGCTGCTGGCGCGGGGGCGCGGCAGCTCTCAGGGGCTGGGGTGGGTCGGCCTGTCGGCGGGCCTCGTTCTCGTGGTGCTGCCGCTGCTCTGGGTCGTCCTGCACATCGGCCTGCGCTGGCTCAACTCGACCATCCAGGTGGAGGAGGGGGAGTTGACGATCCGCAACCCGTTGGGCCGCCGTGTACTGCAGGTCCCGGTCGGCTCCGTGACCGGGCTGCACAACGTCACCCTGCCCCAGCAGGGGCCGGGCCGTCACCGGGTCGTGCTCACCTTCACGGCCGGGAAGCCCCGGATCATCCAGCCACGGCTGTGGGACGCGGCGGCCCTCGGCGAGCTCTGGCGCGCCCTCGGTCTGCCGTTCACCGATCAGGGCACGCTGAGCTGGAAGAAGCTGGTGCAGCGGTTCCCCGGGGCCAAGGTGCCGTGGTGGAACCTGCATGCCGGCCTGGCCGCGGTGCTGGGGACGGTTCTGGCGATCGCGTACATCGCCGTGATGGTGAACCTCGCCTACCTGGTGTGACCCGGCAGCACCCGCGAGACTGGTGCGATGACGACCCCCAGTCCCCTGCGCGTCGGGCTCCTCGGTACCGGCCCCTGGGCCTCCCACGTCCACGCCCCCTCCCTCTCGGCGCACCGCGACGTCGCGTTCGCGGGGGTCTGGGGCCGCCGCCCCGACGCTGCGCAGGCCCTGGCCGACCGGCATGCGGTCAAGGTCTACGCGAGCCCCGCCGAGCTGATCGCCGACGTCGACGCCGTGGCCTTCGCCCTGCCGCCGGCCGTGCAGGCCCCCCTCGCCGTCGAGGCGGCGCGTGCCGGACGCCACCTGCTGCTCGACAAGCCGGTGGCCACCGACCCCGCGGAGGCCCGCGCCGTGGCCGAGGCGGCGCGGCGGCACGAGGTGGCGAGTGTGGTGTTCCTGACGCTTCGCTTCGGCGCGCAGGAGAGCGAGTGGATCGCCGAACAGGCGCGCACCGGCGGCTGGTTCACCGCGCACGCCGAGTGGCTCGGCTCGGTGTTCGCGGCCGGCAGCGACAGCCCCTACGCCGATTCGCCCTGGCGGCGCGAGAAGGGGGCGCTGTGGGACGTCGGACCGCACGTGCTGTCGGTGCTGCTGCCCGTCCTCGGCGAGGTCTCCACGCTGGCCGCCCGACGCGGCCCGGGGGACACCGTCCTGCTCACCCTGCACCACGTCGGCGGCGCGGCCGGCACCGTCGCCCTGAGCCTCACCGCACCGCCCGCCGCGGCCGGCGTCGAGGTGACTCTCCGCGGCACCGGCGGGGTGACCTCGCTCCCGCCCCGCGCCGGAGGCGCCGAACGCCCCTACCGGCGGGCGATCGACGCCCTGCTGGAGTCCGTGCGCACCGGCACCGCCCATCCCTGCGACGTGCACTACGGCCTGCGCCTGACCGAGCTCCTCGCCGCCGCCGAGGCCTCCCTGGCGCAGAACGGCGCTGCCGTGAGCACGACCGGCTCCGGTGCCTCGGCCGCCGGGGCGCGCTGACCTCTCTCCGCCCGCGCCCGCGGGGTCCGGGTCGGGATCAGATTCCCGGCACCGGCCCCGTAGCGCGCTTCCTCTCCCTCACCGACCGCAGCGGCACGGTCCAGACCCAGACGGCAAGAACCACCGCCCCCACCAGGGTGCTCCCGGAGACGGCGATCCAGTCGTCGCCACCGCCCCGCGGGTAGACGTCGACCCGATCGCCGGTGTCCACGGCGGGGATCTGATCGCCGACCTGGTGGACCTTCCCACCGCTGCCGAGAACGACCCCTGACCGGACGTCGGCTCCGTCGTCCGAGGTGAAGTCGCCCGTCCAGGTGCAGGTCCGACGGCAGTCCACCTGGGTGGCGGTGAACGTGCCGTGCTTTCCGGCCCCCAGATGCGCCGACCACGCGGGCACGGCGTCCAGGCTGCCGAAGATCAGAATCATGAGCGCGGCAGCCGGCGCGAGATACCGCCACGTCCATCTCCGCAGCCTCGCGTTGCCACGGGACACGGCCGACTCCACCACGGCCGGAACCGGCGCAGCGCTCTCGGGTGCGGGGAGCGAACCGTAGTGGCTCATCCGGTCCCGGATCTCCTCGACCTTGCGGTCGAGGTCGGGGTCCGGGCCGACATACCCGTCGAGCAGCATCGGCAGCGTGCGGCGTCTGCCGTCGCGGAGGACGACCTTGACGTTCCGCCCGATCCCGGACTGCGTCCTGAAGTGGTTGATCTGAACGCCGGCGATGTCCTGCCAGGGCAGGAGACGTGCCCGGCCCAGCCCCGTGTGCGTGAGGCTGATCCCGGCCGCGTCGACCTTCGTCCACGCTCCGCGAAAGGTCAGCGTCAGCAGGAGCAGCAGGACCGCCATGCCTCCGATGATCATCCCGACGACCGGCCACTGACCGGAGACCAGCCAAGGCAAACAGAGCAGAGCCAGAGGAGGCGCCGCCAACCCGATCCTTCGTATCAGGCTGATCGACGGCGGCCGGGTGGCACGGCTGAAGACAAGCTCTTCCACGGCAGGCCAGGGTACGCGTGGTCGGTTCAGGCCACCAGAGCTCGACACCGCGTCACACAGGCTTTCCCGACTCCGGGTTGGCCGTGCACGCCGGCCCAGGAACCGCCCGGAGCCGCCCGGAGCCGCGCAGAGCCGCCGCCCGGGCTCAGACCGTGACGCTCTCCCCCACCGGCACGAGCGTCAGGGGTACCTCCGTCAGCATCTCCGGGCTCAGGATCCGGGCGGTCGACTGCTGTCCCAGGGGGCTGAGCATGAGCTCGTGGATCTGGATCAGGTTCCCCGGGGCGACCTCCCGGACGTAGTCGACGGCCTCGCCGAGCTTCGTCCACGGGCCGCTGGTGGGCAGCAGCAGGGTCTCCACCCGGGCGTCGGGCACGTGGTAGGCGTCGCCGGGGTGGTACAGACGGCCCTCGACCAGGTAGCCGACGTTGGTCACGCGCGGGATGTCGCGGTGGATGGAGGCGTGGAGCTCGCCGAAGACCGCGACGTCGAACCCCGCG
This genomic interval from Streptacidiphilus rugosus AM-16 contains the following:
- a CDS encoding Gfo/Idh/MocA family protein gives rise to the protein MTTPSPLRVGLLGTGPWASHVHAPSLSAHRDVAFAGVWGRRPDAAQALADRHAVKVYASPAELIADVDAVAFALPPAVQAPLAVEAARAGRHLLLDKPVATDPAEARAVAEAARRHEVASVVFLTLRFGAQESEWIAEQARTGGWFTAHAEWLGSVFAAGSDSPYADSPWRREKGALWDVGPHVLSVLLPVLGEVSTLAARRGPGDTVLLTLHHVGGAAGTVALSLTAPPAAAGVEVTLRGTGGVTSLPPRAGGAERPYRRAIDALLESVRTGTAHPCDVHYGLRLTELLAAAEASLAQNGAAVSTTGSGASAAGAR
- a CDS encoding PH domain-containing protein gives rise to the protein MAVLLLLLTLTFRGAWTKVDAAGISLTHTGLGRARLLPWQDIAGVQINHFRTQSGIGRNVKVVLRDGRRRTLPMLLDGYVGPDPDLDRKVEEIRDRMSHYGSLPAPESAAPVPAVVESAVSRGNARLRRWTWRYLAPAAALMILIFGSLDAVPAWSAHLGAGKHGTFTATQVDCRRTCTWTGDFTSDDGADVRSGVVLGSGGKVHQVGDQIPAVDTGDRVDVYPRGGGDDWIAVSGSTLVGAVVLAVWVWTVPLRSVRERKRATGPVPGI
- a CDS encoding SAVMC3_10250 family protein: MPGQVDERGKGWRGPRISKVNAKGPVGIGEFQVRTADPSAPAQPRGDLARVIRYFDRMKLPLASYDAAAVEAGEWVRFDARLNCTTIEPNWSGANGPVLFFWQPEALVGAAQSGMVLHGSPKHLLGAHQADAAVPARHFRISPLFSVPLWRLLQHEGRQRPEPGGQATEGAVRLIRQLGADLPSGLAGRMSGLARVSFRLDVEGRDVVFASPLYVARGHGRSGAAV
- a CDS encoding MBL fold metallo-hydrolase, with protein sequence MELTKHAHACVSLARQGARIVIDPGTFTPDAAQAVAAADAVLITHEHFDHFDEELIAKSLEARPELRVYGPSSVVERWTARRGQVTAVAAGDRIAVAGFDVAVFGELHASIHRDIPRVTNVGYLVEGRLYHPGDAYHVPDARVETLLLPTSGPWTKLGEAVDYVREVAPGNLIQIHELMLSPLGQQSTARILSPEMLTEVPLTLVPVGESVTV